A stretch of DNA from Scomber scombrus chromosome 9, fScoSco1.1, whole genome shotgun sequence:
CTGCTGTGTTCTAAGGGTGCAGCTGTGTTCTGCATAGTTACCAAACTCATCCTCACCGAGAATCAATTCCAAGGAAAATGTGCAGAGGTGAGGACACCTTCAAATCATGTTTCTGCCTTTCTTTACTGGTTACCAGTGAGTTACAGAGtggacattttacatttaaagctaCTTTGAGTCAGAGCACAGAATCAGATCCTCAGGAAGGACTGTTCTTGTTACTGATTCGAGACTTAAGGTCACCTGTTCAGTCCTTCAGCTCTGGATCTCCCTGTCTCAGGATGTAAGGCTTGCAGACTCAGAAACATCTTTCAAAACActtatctttttcttctttttcttttattgttttccctATTTTTTAATTATCCAGTTAATGTCTTAcatgtgttgtttatttgtttttcttttattgtattattgtattaaagCTATAGtaagtgtttatgtgtttattactcatgttgtggggacttgattacacagacacattatgGGGACTCAACTCTTTTTTGGGGATAAAAAACAATTCCTCATAATGTAAATCATTATATTTTAGGATGAAGTTGTGGTCAAGGCCTAAAGTAAGATAAGGGGAAGGGTTGGGCAAGCAGTGGCCATGGTTAGGGTCtctaggaaatgaatgtaattcagtgtaatgtcctctgaattgatggaaacacaactgtgttttgtgtgtgttttagtctgTGAAGAAATTTAGTTGTAACACAGATGAAGACTGCGCCAAACATTATGGGGCCTATCTTTCAAATGgtgagttttcttcttcttcttatatcATTATTGTAGATTAAATCCAATCCAATGTCCTCCAAATACAAAAGCTTGCAGAGACTGAGTCCTCAATAAGTTTAAGGTGTCAAGTTTACGGTTGAATCCGGAATAATCTTGAGGTGCTCTTGAATAGCTAATATCAGTGGAGGCATCGGTGGCCTCATTCAGCTAAGTCTCCTTTATGTCTGGTGGACAGTTACTACAGTTCTTCAGCCAAGTGTGcgctgctgttttttaaaaaaaaatattttttactgctgcagCAACCTTCATTTTTTCAAGTTTGAGTTGTTTCCGTTTATCCTTTAAGTCAGGTTCAAGGCCATATGCCACATGAAAAAAGGCTCTGTAATGTGAGCTATTGGGCTATATAATGCAAACTAACaaagtatatttttaatgaataaaatattaatatttttttacaaaagcTTCAAGAATATCCTCTAAACTTCCTATGATTTCAATCATACTTTAAAGTGTCAACAAGATAATGAAGCTTTAGCATCTTTCCAATTATTCTGTTGGCGTTGGGTAGGGGAGGGTTAGCGGTATATTAAACTGTCTGCCATGGTGTCATTCCTGATGCTATCACCAGATGGCTCCCAAGAAATGAAGCAAAGCATCTATTTTTGgtcattataacattatttccTGATCAGGAACCTCAGTTTCTGtcaacattttaacttttgaaaACTACTGATTGTCTGGTACCTCATCTGGATCGTAGTAGATTCTGATGACCCTTATTACATCTGTGTTTCTGCTGGTGTCATAGCTCCCCCTATTCTTGCTGTAGCAGCCATAGCGAGTTTTACTCTGCCAATCAGCAGTGGTTTAAGGGGTGTAATCATGAAATATTGACGTCAAAGTAGCAAACAAAGTCCCATCACAGGTAGCAGTTAAAAACCAGCAAGTATGGTGGATTTTTCTACATTCACACACTCCGCAAGAGGCATAACGTGAAACAACTTTTCACCTCTGTGAGCATTGCAGACACACAGAAGCCTTCTCACTGTTATAGCTACCAGTGTGTCTGCCttgtatttgtttctgtttcagcacaacctctcctttctttctttctttctttctttcttacacAACAGGTGTAATTACGGGTGTTTGCCTTAAAGAAGGCAATGACTCCACGGGTCAGTGTGAGATTGAAGGATGGTGTccagcagagacagacacaaacacaacaatgtgagacttacacacacacacacacacactgatatgcTCACTCACCAGACAACATTTCCCTGAATTAATTCTTATCCTCACCCTTCGTTCTGTCCTCAGCGAACCAATGTTGGATGTGAAAAACTTCACAATCTTCATCAAGAACAGTATTCGCTTCCCTCTCTTCAATGTCATTAGGTAAgttgcacacagacacaaatacataccTTCACAAACTTACTCAGATGAGTGGAAAATACATAATGACACAGTAGAGGATTGTCATAATGACTGCATAAAATCTTTCTCTCAGAGGAAACTTTCCATCCACAATGACGTCTGCAGAAATCAAGAGCTGTACCTACCATCCGGAGAAGAGACCCTTCTGCCCCATATTTCGTGTAGGCGACGTGCTGAACTTCACCAGACAGACTGTGGAGGACCTGGCAAACAAggtctcctcctttctcctctttctcctcaaCAATTCCTTCACCTTTCACCCTCAAATGTCTGCACAGTGGACTAAACACAAAGTGACGTCATTTTCAGGTTGAGAGTTTCAGGTCTACATTATACACATTAGAATAAAAACCCTTCTCACCTTCCTTCCCCTTTTTGACCTCAGGAAGGCTGCAAATAAAAAGCTGTTATCTCTGTAATGACTATATACTTACAGCTATAAAGCCTCAATATGtgagtctttttttcctcctttctctttttcaggGTGGAGAAATAGGAATAAATATTGAGTGGAAGTGTAACCTGGACTTGAACATCGAAAAATGTGTACCTCGGTACTCCTTCACTCGACTGGATGCACCATTTGCCAAAAATGCTGTCTCCAAAGGCTTTAATTTCAGGTAGTGGGGTCCATTCTTTGCACCGATTTCTCTCATTTGCTTTGgcccttttcttcctctttttcactttttctgtcttctccttTGTGTGCAGGTTTGCCAAATATTTCAAGATGGAGAACGGGACTGAATTTCGGACACTCCATAAAGCATTTGCAATCCGGTTTGACGTTATGGTCACTGGCAAAGTAAGTCGTGTTTAAATGCAAATgggaatttgtgtgtgtgtttgtatccaagaagttactttaaaaaaaaaaaattgtttcaaAAATGGCAATTTGAAATTTGTGAAATAATTATAAACACTTTTCTCTGGAggttttagattttatttttcttaaaagtgATATAATGTTATAAATAGTTTCAAACTGGAACAGAAAGGAACTGGAGTCAGTTTGGCAAGAGAATAACTTCAGGGCTAACACCTTAAAAATCTACATCCCCATCTGTAAATGTTTGGAATATTTCCATCACTATTGCTGAAAATGCTGAAAAGAGATTGACAAAGAGCCATTTGTGCAGAGCCACATTTATTTGGAATATAAGGTATTGACTTGTACCCCACCGAAACTGCCTACATGTCTTCATCTCCTTTCAGGCTGGAAAGTTTGACACAATCCCAACAATCATCAACCTTGTAGCCGCCTTCACCTCCATTGGACTGGTAAGGACTTTAAATCAGGCGGAGGATGATAAAAATTGTTTGTCTTGTGGTCATCACTCTGCTTTCTGTGTTGGCAGGGTACGGTtatctgtgatgtcatcttATTGAACTTCCTGAAAGGGGCAGAGCAGTACAAAGCCAAGAAATTCGAAGAGGTTGTGCTTTTATGCTTAAACAGCTGCATGCAGTTTGACTAATAGATAAACAACAGTAGTGATGTAAGACATTTTTAGCATTTTCGTCCAActatctctatctctgtctctcaggtgtCAGAGGCTCAGATAGAAGCATCTCTTCCTCAGAGCCCAGAGACTCCGCTGTCACTCAAAACAGGTATCAAGAGCTCCTATGACTCTGGAGCCATTTCCCTCTCTACCTTTGACCAACCTATCTAACCTAAACCAAAAAGACAACAGCCAACCTGAAGAAATGGACagtcctcttcctctctctcttctgctcttATTGGCTGACAAGAGATTCATTATACCTTTTCTAGATGTTAGGATCAGTTTTAGTTTGTCAAGTTTATGAATTTGGGTAAAGATGGACAATGTGGCTGCCAGCTGCACAATTTCACAACTTCAAGTCGAAGTCAGAAGAAAGCATCCAACAATAAGTGGCCTTCTGGTCATCAACAATGAAAGTCCCCAACAAGTAGCCAACTCTTTACCATTTAGATTAGCTCAGTTGAAACTAcagtcaataaaaaaatattttattgtaagCAGTTTCATTTTATGAGACATTTTACAGCATTGTTACTACAATAAACAGTAAACCCCTATAACTTCCTGTTTGTCAGCCAAGATATTACAGCTCAATCCATCCCCTTCTCAATCCCTATTAGCTTTACTCGAATGAGCCAGAATTCGAAAAACACATGTTCAATacttaaaactgaataaactaTTTGCATTTTGGagcctttgtgtttgtgcattgcattcacacatacataccaCCTGCCTTTACTCCCCTTCTCACACTCATAACAGTACAGAAGAGTCTTTTAATGGTGGAAAGAGACAGTTCGATGTGTGTTCGGGATGAATGAGTGTGTGGTTTGAGGTTTACAAATGGGCCATTATTAGTCTGCTTCTGGTCAATGATGCACAAAAGGAGATCGTACAGACTAATGGACTAATGTAGTTTATCCCTTTTGTGCTGACAGTCCAAAATAACATTATCATTGTTGTAGCTGTTTATGTCTCTGCTTCATTCACATCCACAGTTTAATCTCAGACATTCACGTAAATCTCtgccacacacatactgtacattgaaGTGCAGCCCACACTGCCTCCACGGCTTATTCATCTCCCTGTGTCACATCCCTCGTTTGACGTCAGACCAGGGTCGGACTGGGGGGCACTAATAGATCAGCTAAAGAGCATCCTAATGGCTCTGACAGTGATTTACGAAAAATGATAGCTGTGAAGGGAGGCCACAGAGGAAATGACAGCAGTTAGCCACAAAGTTTGACGTAAATTTAATCACGCAAATCAATATAACGCATGTAATGGAAATGACAGAATATGATACCACACACTACCATAAAGTACTCCAACTCTCTGAATGCCACTTATGCTTCACTTCAGACCACGGCATTCAAAGCCAAACAGAAGTAGAtacctgtgtgtttatgtggatgcacagaaatgtgaaaataaagaaattaatatgtcactttatcTATATATAGCTTACTTGGATAATGAGGTAGCGGGATTTATTCATATGTTGTCCAGTTTTTCATCTAGAGAGAACAATGACAACTTTTTCTTGTTCAGGATAATAAAATGGTAGGATGATAACTATAAagaaatagttcaacattttgtggTATACTTTAATTCGCATgcagagttaaatgagaagattacAAACACTCTCAACATGAGAGCAGTTATCTatcttctcatctgactctCCGCAAGAAGGACAATAagcacatttcacaaaaatgtcaaagtattcCTTTAATGTTTCACTGAACCTTGTAGATCCACTGTCTCCCATGCTGCTACACCCACACACAAGCATCACTGCAGCTACAGCCCCAGTGTGCAAAAACGTAAACAGAGGCTGATAATATCGCAAGTCAGAGTGTGCTTCCTCATAATTGACGACCGATGAGAgccctgatgatgatgataatagtAATGACTTTCAGAGTCAAGAAGTACTTTCAATTAATAGAGTCAGCACTTGCAAGCTCCTCTCTATCTCCAGCAAGCAAAAACCACTGACAGTCAGCTCatgtctctttcctcttctgAGGTTTAGTCCCAGAATGCTCAGGGAACCATTAGGAAGAGGATATGGAGAGAGAGTGACGCTGGTTTTGTGCAGTATGAAAttgaggggggaggaaggacaacGCACTGCTCTtgaaaaaaagctgtaaaacacattaattCCAAATACTGGACTAAACACTGATTCAGCTGATGTGACACTGGCAGTATATTATCCAATCCAGGGTAGAAAAAGTCCACATACATTGAAACTGACAGTTTTTGCCTCAACATCATAGTCTTATACGTGTACATTCAGCCTCTGGAGTAGCTTGGAAAGTCTGACAAGTCACTTTGATCTCTTTAACAACCGCTGCTGAAGCACTCAAGCAGTGTAAAGGCTTGAAATACTCTCAATATTTGATTAAGTGCTGGTGTGTGGCCTGGAGGGTGACGGGGAGCAGAAAGTCCTGCAATGGTAATCCTGTCAGCAAACACCTTCTGGCACACTGCAACACACTTAACTTAACATGGTATCCAAATATAATCTTTTCATTATATATCTCTCAAGACAAAAAGACAATCTTGCATTTTTTCAATGTTTCACCTCATTTAGTCACCCAAGTCACTATCAGTGCTTCTTCCCCATGTTCTTCCTCTTCAGAGCCAGTATCCAGGCAGGGAGAGCAGGTCGGCGTGCTGGTGCCACCTGTTCCTCCACTGGTACCGGCTCCACCTCAAACTCCTGCTCTATGATAGAGTCCTCTTCTGCTACTGAATCCTCCTCTGAGTCTGTAACATCCATATCCAGCTCGGCCTGTGGTGCTATAGTCACCACCTGCTCTGAAAAACGAACCCGACGGTTCTCCTCAACTCTCCTCTGATCCATTGAAGGAAGAATGgcgtaaaaaaaaagaaaaaggaaagagggacataaaaagacagaggaagaagtaGTTATAAAACTTTTAAGTTGACTTTCATAATTCTGAAGTCTTATATTTGGTTACGTAAGATTGATCACTCAATATTTCAGTAACATTTAATTTTACGGATAAGTTTTACATTACAAATGAAATTTACAAGGAAAATTGAGACAGTGtttaattgatacattttcaattaatcaattactcTTAACCTGTTATATTTTGGTTTCAGATTTAACTATAGGCAAACAGTAAATTCaacataaataagaaaaacaatgtcTATAAGACATTCCTATTTTTCTTAAGTAGAACCAAATCACATAGTTCTTTTTTAGGAAATTATAAGGAAACTATTCAGGATTACAGAAAGTGTTACCAGTATTTCAAAAACAGACGATTTGATCTAAAATTACACATTATTGTGCAGACAAGCATATAAGAATGGACAGAACTCAAGCActgtctttcttttaaaatttcAAACCACAAGGAGGCACTGTTGGGCACAATATCTTACCCACAGTATCTTACCCTTTTTGTCATCGTCTCCATTGAGGACTCTGAATCCTGAGATACGGAGTGTTTGAGGACACCTCGAGGTGTGGGACCATAAGGAGTGAAAGAAGATGGAGAGAGTGATAGAAGAGGTGGGTTTAGAAAAACGTTATCATGTTGTGACTCTCCTGTTTCTTCCATCACGTGGCTGCTTGGTACATTCAGTGAAGATGTGGACCCCTCTGTGAAacaaggaaaaagagagagccttagttatctatcaataaagcacATATTTGATCACCTGTAATGCCTGAACCTTCCACAAAAGAAGAGCATTTAGTTAGTTATTTAGTTCTGATGCTTTTCCGTCACCTGTCATCTCAGCTGACCGATGCTGTCTCTTCCTGTTGGAGTGGACTCTGCTCTTCAGCGCTGGGTTGAGCAGAATATCTGCAGACTGCAAACAAAGAATCAAcacaataatgatttaaaaaaccAAGTTAAAAcatcatataaaaaaagaaaaaaattaggAAAGTGCTTATGGGTGCTTTAGGTTTTCATGTTGATGTTATTGTAAATTTAGGGTAAAGGAATGTAATTTCAATCTTTTCtgtgaaaataataaattaagtgATATCTAACCTGTACAAAGGAAGGAGTTCTTCCTTGTCTTCTCTCTTCAGATTGCATATTTAATTGGGTATGACCATGATCCATTGGTTCTAACTGATCAGCCCGGCTGTGAACATCCTGAACTGCATCATGTTTTCCTTCCACAATGCCCATGCTAGCCGACAGGAAAGCGTCAGGAGATATTTGTGCCATGCGGAAATCTGAAACTGGTGACAACTTGCTTCCCCTGACATCCCACTGGTTGTTCCCACCTCCTTGTTGGTTCAAAATCATAGAGGACTGACCACTATTATAAGGATTATGTGTGATTTTGGGCTGGCTCTGTTGCTCTTTGGATGGCCACTGACTGGCTGAGATGGTGGGTTTTAGGAACTTAGCCCACTCTTGACCCGTGGTGATCTCCTCCAGTAAGCTGAATGAGCCAAGGCCAAACTCAAAGTCATCGCTagatctgaaacaagagaaaTACCTGCCAGTAAACTCAATGCAATCACCTTAGCCTCAAAATTAGAATAATATATACTACATATAGTCAGAAGTATAATCAAGtcaagtattttttattattattgccaaCACcaccaaaatgtttttacagtctTAACCACATGTGACATTTGTTCTTTACaacatgaaaagaccaaaaccaataaTGTGACATCTtaaaacacaaatgacacactgggtgacatgtttgCCACAAATATGGCAActgcaatttttttaatgaagcaaATATGTATTAATCCACAGCAGAAAATAGTGCCCAACAAAAACCTCAACACTGTTCACTCCTGTTTGAATGACTTTTGCTAAAAAtgacagtgcccagctgttttttGGGAGATTACTGAGTCCATTAAAGAATTCAAGCTATATATTTGTgactcatttttaaagatttacatctcCATTAGGATCAAATGGGGTGGTGGttgagagacacagacagggtaggaaagttgtaaaatattgaGAGATGGACTTAAgcattgttggttttgatctTTTAATGGGATTGGTTGACCTCGATGGGGAGAGCATGCGTTtctttcaaatgttaaatatatttactcAAATCCATTTTACTACAATTGTGTTTTATGTCCATTGTATGCTATTTTATGCTTCTACTCTACTAACTGtagttgaaaacatttactcGATTATTTGACAGCGATAGtagttataattatattatatatataataaacatttaaaatagaaTGCAGCCTTTGACAGTAAATTAAGCTTCCTCCTTGTATGATGTAGCTgaaattatctcattaaaatactttttgaaCTCTCTTAGTAATAAAGCATCGACAAGGGCCACTCAGCAGGcataataaatacttaaaacTAAAAGTTATTTGCTGATAGTATGTCTGTCAACTTCAACTTCAGCTCAAGTAAGATTTTAATTCaggtattttatttataatcaagtattttaacatttttgtactGTTACGTCTACTAAAGTAAAGCATCCAAGTACTTGTTCTAGAACTGGTCTATGATGACGTTTCTCTGAAAACTTATGTTTTGAGAATCTCATGAGACTTATGATGACTGCTGACAGATACTGTCAGTGACGGGGGTGTGTTTGGCACATCACACCAGAAAGAGACACAtcagatgaaaacaaatatcAGCCCAACTAATATCACAGCTATGGTTGGAAACGTC
This window harbors:
- the p2rx3a gene encoding P2X purinoceptor 3a — protein: MLWGCITDFFTYETTKSVVVKSWSVGIVNRFVQLLIITYFVGWVFIYEKAYQVSDTGIESSVMTKVKGYGYHHNRVMDVADYVFPQQGAAVFCIVTKLILTENQFQGKCAEKFSCNTDEDCAKHYGAYLSNGVITGVCLKEGNDSTGQCEIEGWCPAETDTNTTIEPMLDVKNFTIFIKNSIRFPLFNVIRGNFPSTMTSAEIKSCTYHPEKRPFCPIFRVGDVLNFTRQTVEDLANKGGEIGINIEWKCNLDLNIEKCVPRYSFTRLDAPFAKNAVSKGFNFRFAKYFKMENGTEFRTLHKAFAIRFDVMVTGKAGKFDTIPTIINLVAAFTSIGLGTVICDVILLNFLKGAEQYKAKKFEEVSEAQIEASLPQSPETPLSLKTGIKSSYDSGAISLSTFDQPI